The Spirosoma radiotolerans genome has a window encoding:
- a CDS encoding RNA polymerase sigma factor, whose product MEKAQVNDSELISLYIRGNEKAFAKLVQRHKSKIYTTIYLIVKDQYIAEDLMQDTFIKAVDTIKSGRYNEEGKFLPWIIRIAHNLAIDYFRKDKRYPSVVFEDGSSVFNTLEFAEDSVESLQIRQETHEHLRELIQRLPEQQRQVLIMRHYEEMSFQEIADATGVSINTALGRMRYALINLRKQLSKRSPSYDKNLYPR is encoded by the coding sequence ATGGAAAAAGCCCAGGTAAACGACAGTGAGTTGATTTCCCTGTACATCCGTGGTAATGAAAAAGCCTTTGCGAAACTAGTGCAACGGCACAAATCGAAGATTTACACGACAATTTACCTGATTGTTAAAGATCAGTACATTGCAGAAGACTTAATGCAGGACACCTTTATTAAAGCAGTGGACACCATTAAGTCAGGTAGATACAACGAGGAGGGAAAATTTCTACCCTGGATTATTCGAATTGCTCACAACTTGGCCATTGACTATTTCCGAAAAGATAAACGCTACCCTAGTGTGGTGTTTGAAGACGGAAGCAGTGTTTTCAATACGCTTGAGTTTGCGGAGGATTCAGTTGAATCACTCCAGATTCGACAGGAAACACACGAGCATTTGCGCGAACTGATTCAGCGATTGCCGGAACAACAGCGTCAGGTGCTTATCATGCGGCACTACGAGGAAATGAGTTTCCAAGAGATTGCCGATGCAACCGGCGTCAGCATCAACACGGCTTTGGGGCGTATGCGTTATGCGTTAATTAATTTGCGCAAACAACTAAGCAAACGTTCGCCGAGTTATGATAAAAACCTTTACCCAAGATGA
- the nth gene encoding endonuclease III: MQKKERFRRFIEYFTVHYPEPKTELNFSNPYELLVAVILSAQCTDKRINQISPALFARFPEAESLAAASSDEVFTYIRSVSYPNNKAKHLVGMARTLMERYGGEIPATVEELQTLPGVGRKTAHVILSVVYNEPTMAVDTHVFRVSHRLGLAPLTATTPLAVEKALMAHIPKQHVPKAHHWLILHGRYVCLARTPKCGVCELREFCKYYEKVVS, translated from the coding sequence ATGCAAAAAAAAGAACGGTTCCGGCGCTTCATCGAGTACTTCACAGTACATTACCCGGAGCCTAAAACAGAGTTGAACTTTAGCAACCCCTATGAGTTGCTGGTAGCAGTTATTTTGTCGGCACAATGCACAGACAAGCGCATTAATCAGATTTCTCCCGCCCTGTTTGCCCGCTTTCCAGAAGCAGAATCGCTGGCCGCGGCCTCGTCCGACGAAGTCTTTACTTATATCCGTAGTGTTTCCTATCCAAATAATAAGGCCAAACATCTGGTCGGGATGGCCAGAACGCTAATGGAGCGATATGGGGGAGAAATTCCGGCGACGGTAGAGGAATTGCAGACACTGCCGGGCGTAGGCCGCAAAACGGCTCACGTGATTTTATCGGTAGTTTACAATGAGCCAACCATGGCGGTTGATACGCACGTATTTCGGGTATCGCATCGGCTGGGCTTGGCTCCGTTAACGGCCACTACGCCCCTGGCGGTCGAGAAAGCATTAATGGCGCATATCCCTAAACAACACGTTCCAAAAGCGCACCACTGGCTCATTCTGCACGGCCGCTACGTATGCCTTGCCCGAACGCCTAAGTGCGGAGTTTGTGAGTTGAGGGAGTTTTGTAAGTATTATGAGAAGGTAGTAAGCTGA
- a CDS encoding nucleoside-diphosphate kinase, whose protein sequence is MATNQTFTMIKPDAVEAGHTGAIIKLIEEAGFRIVAMKKTQLTTERAGQFYAVHSERPFYNGLRTYMSSGAIIPMILEKENAVADFRKLIGATNPAQAEEGTIRKLFAKSLEANAIHGSDSDENAAIEGSFFFAGTEQY, encoded by the coding sequence ATGGCAACGAACCAAACATTCACTATGATTAAGCCCGATGCTGTAGAAGCGGGGCATACGGGAGCAATTATTAAACTGATTGAGGAAGCGGGTTTCCGGATCGTAGCAATGAAAAAGACCCAACTAACGACCGAACGGGCTGGCCAGTTCTATGCCGTGCACAGTGAACGGCCGTTCTACAATGGCTTGCGTACGTACATGTCCTCGGGCGCTATCATCCCGATGATTCTGGAGAAAGAAAATGCAGTTGCTGATTTTCGTAAACTGATTGGTGCCACCAATCCGGCCCAGGCTGAAGAAGGTACCATCCGTAAGTTGTTTGCTAAATCACTTGAAGCCAATGCAATTCATGGCTCCGATTCAGATGAAAATGCAGCTATAGAAGGTAGCTTCTTCTTCGCAGGAACAGAACAGTATTAA
- a CDS encoding DHH family phosphoesterase: MQDIEAIGAVIGQAQTVLITTHQNPDADAMGSSLGLAGYLRKKGHHVTVITPTDYSQNLHWMAGNDGVIAFDEKLRVSVSQLIAEADVIFCLDFSSLDRIRELAPLVRQSRARKILIDHHLEPESFADLALWDPTAAATAELVFQLIVALGDKDLIDIPIAECLYSGLMTDTGSFRHPNTTGNVHRMAAELVDLKIDVSSIHRRIFDNVTIDKFRLLGYVLNEKLRVLPEYKFAYITLTDAELKRYRSKTGDTEGMVNYALAVEGVVMAAILIDRNDEIRISFRSIGNFSVRDLANKHFDGGGHRNASGGRSKLSLAETEQKLLTVLPEYQQLLLETV; this comes from the coding sequence ATGCAAGACATTGAAGCAATTGGTGCAGTTATTGGGCAAGCCCAAACCGTACTGATTACGACTCACCAAAATCCCGATGCTGATGCGATGGGGTCATCGCTGGGGCTGGCGGGCTACCTTCGCAAAAAAGGCCACCACGTAACGGTTATTACACCAACCGATTATTCTCAGAACCTTCATTGGATGGCGGGTAATGACGGCGTTATTGCGTTTGACGAAAAACTACGCGTATCGGTTAGTCAACTCATAGCCGAAGCTGACGTTATCTTTTGTCTTGATTTTTCAAGCCTCGACCGTATTCGTGAATTAGCCCCCCTCGTGCGCCAGTCCCGCGCCCGTAAAATTCTGATCGACCATCATCTGGAACCGGAGTCCTTTGCGGACCTCGCCCTGTGGGATCCAACGGCAGCTGCTACCGCTGAATTAGTTTTCCAGTTGATTGTGGCACTGGGCGACAAAGACCTGATCGATATTCCTATTGCGGAATGTTTATATTCAGGCCTAATGACGGACACCGGATCGTTCCGGCACCCGAATACAACGGGGAACGTTCACCGCATGGCGGCCGAACTAGTAGACCTTAAGATTGATGTCAGTAGCATTCACCGACGCATTTTTGACAATGTAACGATTGATAAGTTTCGATTGCTGGGGTATGTATTGAATGAAAAACTGCGGGTTTTACCAGAATACAAGTTTGCTTACATTACCCTTACTGACGCTGAGCTAAAGCGGTATCGTTCTAAAACGGGCGACACAGAAGGCATGGTCAACTACGCGCTGGCAGTTGAAGGCGTGGTGATGGCGGCAATTTTAATTGACCGAAACGACGAGATCCGCATCTCATTTCGTTCTATAGGTAATTTTTCTGTACGTGACCTGGCCAATAAGCATTTTGATGGCGGTGGGCACCGCAATGCCTCCGGCGGACGATCCAAACTGTCTCTGGCGGAAACAGAACAAAAACTACTAACCGTTTTGCCCGAATACCAGCAGCTGTTGCTGGAAACAGTGTAA
- a CDS encoding FKBP-type peptidyl-prolyl cis-trans isomerase → MSLKNFGKAALLVAVVAACGKNRQQVTENGLKYTIHEQTEGSRKGKVGDILTLHLTLMNNKDSVLRDTHKEGVPFQMLLQVPPFKGSYEEGLTMLGKGDSATFYVSADSLFTRAMQPLPPGVQKGTDIGIAVKLLNVQTEEEYKKAQAIDMEKQKGIDAKVIENYLAKNGLTGKAQKTESGVYYVVTQPGTGPTPNKGDVVQVHYTGKLLDGKVFDSSRTNPQAGGKPAQFQIGVGMVIPGWEEGVSKLHKGEKATLIIPSTLAYGPRGNQGIAPNSVLLFDIDLIDIQKGQPGQGQPGMPQPGR, encoded by the coding sequence ATGTCTCTTAAAAATTTCGGGAAAGCCGCCCTCCTTGTCGCTGTTGTTGCGGCCTGCGGTAAGAACCGCCAACAGGTGACGGAAAACGGCCTGAAGTACACAATTCACGAACAAACCGAAGGAAGCCGGAAAGGTAAAGTTGGGGATATTCTTACGCTCCACCTGACCTTGATGAATAACAAGGATTCCGTTCTGCGCGATACCCACAAAGAAGGCGTTCCCTTCCAGATGCTGTTGCAGGTTCCTCCTTTTAAAGGCTCTTACGAAGAAGGGTTAACAATGCTTGGCAAAGGGGATAGCGCCACGTTCTATGTCAGCGCGGATTCGCTCTTCACACGTGCCATGCAACCATTACCTCCAGGTGTTCAGAAAGGCACCGACATCGGTATCGCCGTAAAGCTTTTGAACGTACAGACCGAAGAGGAGTATAAGAAAGCTCAGGCTATCGATATGGAGAAGCAGAAAGGTATTGATGCCAAGGTTATTGAAAATTACCTCGCTAAAAATGGACTGACGGGTAAAGCGCAAAAGACCGAGTCAGGAGTGTATTATGTAGTAACACAACCCGGTACTGGCCCAACGCCCAACAAAGGGGATGTCGTACAGGTGCATTACACCGGAAAGCTGTTAGATGGTAAAGTATTCGACAGTTCGCGAACAAACCCCCAGGCAGGTGGCAAACCGGCGCAGTTTCAGATTGGGGTTGGCATGGTCATTCCAGGCTGGGAAGAGGGCGTTAGCAAATTGCACAAAGGCGAGAAAGCTACGCTGATCATTCCGTCGACGCTGGCTTATGGCCCACGCGGAAATCAGGGTATCGCCCCAAACTCCGTTCTGTTGTTTGACATCGACCTGATCGATATCCAGAAAGGCCAACCGGGTCAGGGACAGCCAGGCATGCCACAGCCAGGTCGGTAA
- the rdgB gene encoding RdgB/HAM1 family non-canonical purine NTP pyrophosphatase codes for MELCFATNNEHKLAEVAAKLGDAFTLKTLLDIGCTDELPETSGTIPGNSRQKADYVWTHFGVSCFADDSGLEVDALRGEPGVDSAHYSGSRNHEQNIQKLLSNLAGESNRKARFLTVFTLVLHGVEHQFDGIINGQILTAPRGTGGFGYDPVFLPDGYDRTFAEMTIDEKGLISHRAQALAKMIAYLKEQTM; via the coding sequence ATGGAATTATGCTTTGCTACAAACAATGAACACAAATTAGCGGAAGTCGCTGCCAAACTTGGTGATGCTTTTACACTAAAGACACTACTGGACATTGGTTGTACCGATGAACTACCCGAAACGTCAGGAACGATTCCAGGCAATTCTCGCCAAAAAGCTGATTATGTCTGGACACACTTCGGCGTTTCCTGCTTTGCGGATGATTCTGGTCTGGAGGTCGATGCCTTACGGGGTGAGCCGGGTGTCGATTCGGCACACTATTCAGGTAGCCGGAATCACGAACAGAACATTCAGAAACTACTGAGTAACCTGGCCGGCGAAAGCAACCGAAAAGCCCGCTTCCTTACGGTGTTTACGCTGGTACTACACGGGGTTGAGCACCAGTTTGATGGTATCATTAACGGGCAGATACTAACAGCCCCACGCGGAACGGGCGGCTTTGGCTACGACCCTGTTTTCCTACCTGATGGATATGACCGTACGTTTGCTGAAATGACAATTGATGAGAAAGGCCTTATCAGCCACCGGGCACAAGCGCTGGCCAAAATGATTGCGTATTTGAAGGAGCAGACCATGTAG
- a CDS encoding peptidylprolyl isomerase produces MSVINKIRERSGLAVGIIAVSLILFIVGGDLLGGRSLLFGGNQQEVGEIAGQSIDYQEFNAKVDELRAQFEQQSGRAPVEQDLAQIREQAWNQMLFDIAYQKEFDKLGLTVSSEELVDMVQGNNISPAVRQAFTNPQTGVFDKSSIISYLKGLKNLPAQQQAAWASFEKNLASNRLRDKYEGLMRLSVFATTAEAQKEYQAQNSKANVKMLFVPYYTINDTTVKVTDAQLQDYLSKHKDEYPGTDSRSIQYVTFSVAPSKEDSAALYSQIKSLARGLGAATNDSSFAQQNSDVRVPLYLTAGEMPEQLRAAIPTFSPGGIYGPFREGNTYFIYKYSGTKKDTNFTARASHILIQTKGLADSAKADARRRAEGILKQIQGGASFEALAQTNSDDGSRSVGGDLGYFKNNGQMVKPFETAVFGAASAGLIPRLVETEFGYHIIKVTQPKTNVLYRIAAIGKSITPSQTTRDEALRKADQFASDVNSKEAFDAKVKEDKSLVVATADRIPEGANQINALTGSEVRQIVRWAFNDKTDINSVSEPFEVGDQYVIAVLTNKTSKDKVEVNDYRNELTAKVRNELKAEQIITKLGNTSGTLESMAQKFGAGALVEVVDDVNLATGFLRSAGVDPVALGKAFGLKPGKHSKPFAGEGGVLVMETLTLTPAPAVADYAMYKTQIQQNNTSRIGFYINEAIKEAAKVEDRRAKFY; encoded by the coding sequence ATGTCTGTCATTAATAAGATCAGAGAACGTTCGGGGCTGGCTGTCGGTATCATTGCCGTCAGTTTGATCCTGTTCATTGTGGGTGGTGATTTGCTGGGCGGCCGTAGCTTGCTGTTCGGCGGAAACCAGCAGGAAGTTGGTGAGATTGCAGGTCAATCCATTGATTACCAAGAGTTCAACGCCAAGGTGGATGAGCTTCGGGCACAGTTTGAGCAACAATCCGGACGGGCTCCCGTCGAACAGGATTTAGCCCAGATCCGCGAGCAAGCCTGGAATCAGATGCTGTTTGATATTGCCTACCAGAAAGAATTCGACAAACTTGGCCTTACGGTTTCGTCTGAAGAACTTGTCGACATGGTACAGGGTAACAACATAAGCCCAGCCGTTCGCCAGGCGTTCACGAATCCGCAGACCGGCGTTTTCGACAAAAGCTCAATCATCAGCTACCTCAAAGGGTTGAAAAACCTGCCTGCTCAACAGCAGGCTGCCTGGGCTAGTTTTGAGAAGAATCTGGCTTCCAACCGGCTCCGGGATAAATACGAAGGCCTGATGCGCCTGTCCGTATTTGCCACGACAGCTGAAGCACAGAAAGAATACCAGGCTCAAAATTCGAAAGCAAATGTGAAAATGCTGTTCGTGCCCTATTACACGATCAATGATACGACGGTAAAAGTAACGGACGCTCAACTGCAGGATTACCTGTCGAAGCACAAAGATGAGTATCCTGGCACAGATAGCCGTTCAATTCAGTATGTGACCTTCTCGGTAGCTCCGTCAAAAGAAGATAGCGCAGCGCTTTATAGCCAGATTAAATCGCTGGCTCGTGGACTGGGAGCAGCGACAAACGATTCGAGCTTTGCTCAGCAAAACAGCGACGTTCGGGTACCGCTTTACCTGACGGCTGGCGAAATGCCAGAGCAGCTTCGGGCGGCTATTCCTACCTTCTCGCCAGGTGGTATTTACGGACCTTTCCGTGAAGGCAATACGTATTTCATTTACAAATACAGCGGAACCAAGAAAGACACCAACTTTACGGCTCGTGCTAGTCATATTCTGATTCAAACCAAAGGACTTGCCGATTCGGCTAAAGCCGATGCCCGTCGTAGGGCGGAAGGCATTCTGAAGCAGATTCAGGGTGGAGCCAGTTTTGAAGCGTTGGCTCAAACGAACAGCGACGATGGTTCGCGTTCGGTTGGTGGTGACCTGGGCTATTTCAAGAATAATGGTCAAATGGTGAAACCTTTCGAAACGGCAGTGTTCGGTGCTGCTTCGGCTGGGTTGATTCCTCGTCTGGTCGAAACCGAATTCGGTTACCATATCATTAAGGTTACGCAACCTAAAACAAACGTATTGTATCGCATAGCGGCTATTGGTAAATCAATAACGCCAAGCCAAACCACCCGCGACGAAGCGCTGCGTAAAGCTGATCAGTTTGCATCCGATGTAAATTCCAAAGAAGCGTTCGACGCTAAAGTGAAAGAAGATAAATCGCTGGTTGTGGCAACGGCTGATCGGATTCCGGAAGGCGCCAATCAAATTAATGCCCTGACGGGTTCGGAAGTCCGGCAAATTGTTCGGTGGGCTTTCAATGACAAAACAGATATTAACTCCGTTTCTGAGCCATTTGAAGTGGGTGATCAGTATGTCATCGCTGTGTTGACCAACAAAACGTCCAAAGACAAAGTCGAAGTTAATGACTACCGGAATGAGTTGACTGCTAAAGTTCGTAACGAGTTGAAAGCGGAGCAGATCATTACGAAGCTGGGAAATACCAGCGGGACGCTGGAAAGCATGGCACAAAAATTCGGTGCGGGTGCGCTGGTTGAAGTTGTCGATGATGTGAACCTGGCAACGGGGTTCCTGCGTAGCGCCGGTGTTGATCCTGTCGCCTTGGGAAAAGCGTTCGGACTGAAACCTGGTAAACACTCCAAGCCATTTGCCGGTGAAGGTGGCGTGTTGGTTATGGAAACGTTAACTTTGACACCAGCCCCGGCTGTTGCTGATTACGCCATGTACAAAACACAGATTCAGCAGAACAACACATCACGGATTGGTTTCTACATCAACGAAGCCATTAAAGAAGCCGCCAAAGTTGAAGATCGCCGGGCTAAGTTCTATTAG
- a CDS encoding sll1863 family stress response protein, protein MKKYPLMLTRIKHVAGTVMLVSSLALLQACGSDNKNESRTEDALEKTGDAIAADTKDAAADAKENMHEAGDKADAKSDEIAADFKRERDEAVAKMKVQKDKLDAKIDELQAKADKQSDKAKAETERQKEKLEVKRRELGEDMDKAQNATADAWKDVKAGFKQAGHEIGDAFDKAGDKLKRDDNE, encoded by the coding sequence ATGAAAAAATATCCATTGATGCTTACCCGGATCAAACACGTTGCTGGTACCGTAATGCTGGTGTCATCGCTGGCACTTTTACAAGCTTGTGGCTCCGATAACAAGAATGAATCCCGGACTGAGGACGCACTCGAAAAAACGGGCGATGCAATCGCTGCTGATACGAAGGATGCAGCGGCTGATGCAAAAGAAAATATGCATGAAGCGGGTGATAAAGCAGACGCTAAATCGGATGAGATTGCGGCAGATTTCAAACGCGAGCGCGACGAGGCTGTGGCAAAAATGAAGGTTCAGAAAGACAAGCTGGACGCTAAGATCGATGAATTACAGGCCAAAGCAGATAAACAGAGCGATAAAGCCAAAGCCGAAACCGAACGCCAAAAAGAGAAGCTTGAAGTAAAGCGGAGAGAGTTGGGCGAAGATATGGATAAAGCTCAAAACGCAACAGCCGACGCCTGGAAAGACGTTAAAGCCGGGTTCAAGCAGGCGGGTCATGAGATCGGGGATGCTTTCGATAAAGCAGGCGATAAACTCAAACGGGACGATAACGAATAG
- a CDS encoding thioredoxin family protein, with the protein MKLFTSWSLAGLLVLVLTQVGAAQNTKGYSLGDAVADLRLKNVDGRQITLADYRSQKGLIVVFMSNHCPFSKAYEDRLMALDRKFSSQGYPVLAIMPNDPKAYEDDSFENMKIRSREKSYSFAYAMDETQATARAFGATRTPDVYVLKQAGGQFILEYMGAIDDSPQDSASVQRRYVDEAVSSLLSGRPVQSPITKPIGCAIKWK; encoded by the coding sequence ATGAAATTATTCACGAGTTGGTCATTAGCTGGATTGCTGGTTCTGGTACTGACTCAAGTAGGGGCAGCCCAGAACACAAAAGGCTATAGTCTTGGCGATGCTGTAGCCGATCTTCGTTTAAAAAACGTGGACGGTCGCCAGATTACGCTGGCTGACTATCGGTCTCAGAAAGGACTGATCGTCGTTTTTATGAGTAATCACTGCCCTTTTTCAAAAGCTTACGAAGATCGTCTTATGGCACTGGATCGTAAATTTTCATCGCAGGGCTACCCGGTGCTGGCCATTATGCCTAACGACCCCAAGGCCTACGAAGACGACTCGTTCGAGAATATGAAAATCCGCTCGCGCGAAAAAAGTTACTCGTTTGCATATGCCATGGACGAAACGCAGGCTACCGCCCGTGCGTTTGGCGCCACCCGTACACCCGACGTGTATGTGTTGAAGCAGGCTGGCGGTCAGTTTATCCTCGAGTATATGGGAGCCATTGACGACAGTCCACAGGATAGTGCCAGTGTACAGCGCCGGTATGTCGATGAAGCGGTTAGCAGTCTCCTCAGCGGGCGTCCCGTACAATCCCCAATTACTAAACCGATTGGTTGTGCTATAAAGTGGAAGTAA
- a CDS encoding endonuclease/exonuclease/phosphatase family protein, with the protein MTTSGEDINRKFTAQTSGAVYASFLVNVATAQGTGDYFIHLGPSTLGTTFVGRVFVKSTTGGFQFGLAKAAGAETPTYASTVYNFGVTYLVVLKYSFITGASNDQVDLFVSPTLGQPEPSSLINVVPSTTDPADNIGSIALRQGSGTNAAGLRVDYIRVGTTWASVTSDVVSPPSPTVSATPNPVTLTYNLGSGPSSQTITVNASNLNPAAGDITVTSSNTAVTLSNGGSFGNSVTLPYTNSGLTSTTLVAQLAPGLSAATYSTTLAFAGGGASFNLPVNGTVVDNSAITLIRTIQGITHLSPLNGQTVSNVQGIVTALRSNGFYMQDPNPDNDDRTSEGIFVFQNATPTVPIGASVTVGGTVAEFRSGGSSGGNNLTTTQISTPTITVLTTGNTLPAATILGNGGRAIPTQIIEDQVGDVETSGLTFDPASDGIDFYESLEGMLVAINNPVTSSPTLDNSSIWVLADNGANATGRTPRGGIAISASDFNPERILLYTGGGGSFPATSLAGINVNAGISSLTGIMDYFGGDYEVLPTTALTITPSTLAREISSLVPTTNQLTVGTFNVENLDPNDGATKFNNLASRIVNNLRSPDIINLEEIQDNNGATNNGTVDASTTFQTLISAITAAGGPTYSYRQIDPVNGQDGGEPGGNIRVGFLFNAARVSFVDRPGGTSTAAVNVTNVGGQPQLSFSPGRIDPTNSAFTSSRKPLVGEFIFNGQKIFVIANHFNSKGGDQDLFGKTQPPVLSSETQRRQQATIVRDFVSSIQAIDPNASILVAGDLNDFQFSNPLTILKGSGPTSLTTLIETLPSNEQYTYNFGGNAQVIDHILVSSGLRSRLDAYDVVHINSEFFDQDSDHDPSVARFTIPSADLSPIIRLPQANFTASGDDATRNFTVELTEYNGQATSSGNVAITITAPLGYTLDFDNTRTTINVSGGLTNPVTVDNTKWTSTSGSRQLTLTINAGQVISGLGTATLGFTMTRVGASSPSTSNLTVNVNDDPSKTYDGNSTNNIFVRNINAL; encoded by the coding sequence ATGACCACTTCTGGCGAGGATATTAATCGCAAGTTTACAGCACAGACCAGTGGGGCCGTCTATGCGTCCTTTCTGGTTAATGTTGCCACGGCACAGGGTACTGGAGATTATTTTATTCATTTAGGCCCTTCAACATTAGGGACCACATTTGTCGGACGCGTCTTTGTAAAAAGTACAACAGGAGGTTTCCAATTTGGGCTGGCAAAAGCGGCTGGTGCAGAAACTCCCACTTATGCGTCAACAGTCTACAACTTTGGGGTAACCTATCTTGTTGTTTTGAAGTACTCTTTTATTACTGGTGCTTCAAATGATCAGGTTGATTTATTCGTCTCACCAACATTAGGGCAACCAGAGCCATCATCCTTAATAAATGTCGTTCCATCAACCACAGACCCTGCCGACAACATTGGTTCAATTGCCCTACGACAGGGTAGCGGAACAAACGCTGCTGGCCTTCGGGTTGATTATATTCGGGTTGGTACTACCTGGGCAAGTGTAACTAGTGACGTAGTAAGTCCCCCCTCACCAACAGTGAGTGCCACCCCTAACCCGGTTACGCTGACTTATAATCTCGGTAGTGGTCCATCTTCGCAGACCATAACTGTAAATGCCAGCAATCTGAATCCGGCGGCCGGTGACATCACCGTAACCTCATCAAACACCGCCGTTACCCTCTCCAACGGAGGAAGTTTTGGTAATTCGGTCACACTCCCTTATACAAATTCAGGCCTGACCAGTACCACACTTGTCGCGCAATTAGCCCCCGGACTCAGTGCAGCTACTTATTCGACTACGCTGGCTTTCGCTGGTGGGGGCGCTAGCTTCAATTTGCCAGTAAATGGAACAGTTGTCGATAACAGTGCGATAACGCTTATTCGTACTATCCAGGGCATAACTCATCTGTCGCCACTCAATGGGCAGACTGTTTCCAATGTGCAGGGTATCGTTACGGCCCTGCGGAGCAACGGTTTTTACATGCAGGACCCTAATCCAGACAATGACGACCGCACGTCGGAAGGCATTTTCGTCTTTCAGAATGCGACACCAACGGTTCCTATTGGTGCATCGGTTACGGTGGGCGGTACAGTAGCTGAGTTCCGGTCAGGTGGTAGCAGCGGGGGAAATAACCTCACGACTACGCAGATTAGTACGCCAACAATTACAGTCCTTACCACCGGGAATACGTTGCCAGCCGCAACAATACTGGGTAATGGCGGACGGGCCATTCCAACCCAGATCATTGAAGACCAGGTGGGTGACGTAGAAACGAGCGGCTTAACATTTGATCCGGCCAGTGATGGGATTGACTTCTACGAGAGTCTGGAGGGCATGCTAGTAGCGATTAACAACCCTGTCACATCCAGTCCCACACTTGACAATAGCTCAATCTGGGTATTAGCCGATAATGGGGCTAATGCGACAGGTCGCACACCACGCGGTGGCATTGCGATCAGCGCCAGCGACTTTAACCCGGAGCGGATTCTATTGTATACCGGCGGTGGCGGCAGTTTTCCAGCTACCTCACTTGCGGGCATCAACGTCAATGCGGGCATCAGCTCACTAACGGGGATTATGGATTACTTCGGTGGAGATTATGAAGTTCTGCCGACCACTGCCCTGACCATCACACCCAGCACGCTGGCTCGCGAAATATCATCGCTGGTACCAACAACCAATCAACTCACAGTTGGTACGTTTAATGTCGAAAATTTAGATCCCAATGATGGAGCAACTAAATTTAACAATTTAGCCAGCCGCATCGTCAATAATCTACGCTCGCCAGACATTATCAACCTGGAAGAAATTCAGGATAATAACGGCGCCACAAACAATGGTACGGTCGATGCCTCTACCACGTTCCAGACACTTATTAGTGCCATTACGGCGGCTGGTGGTCCAACGTACTCTTATCGGCAAATTGACCCGGTCAATGGGCAGGATGGTGGTGAGCCAGGCGGCAACATTCGCGTAGGCTTTCTCTTTAATGCAGCCCGTGTCTCTTTCGTCGACCGTCCGGGCGGAACGTCTACCGCAGCCGTTAACGTAACGAACGTGGGCGGCCAGCCTCAACTCTCGTTCAGTCCCGGGCGAATCGATCCAACCAACTCGGCTTTCACGAGCAGCCGTAAACCACTGGTCGGTGAGTTTATCTTTAACGGGCAGAAGATTTTTGTCATCGCGAACCACTTCAACTCGAAAGGGGGTGATCAGGATCTGTTCGGGAAAACACAGCCACCAGTCCTCAGCAGCGAAACCCAGCGCAGACAGCAGGCGACCATCGTCCGGGATTTTGTATCCAGCATCCAGGCAATCGACCCGAATGCAAGCATCCTTGTCGCTGGTGATTTAAACGACTTTCAGTTCTCGAACCCACTTACCATTCTGAAAGGCAGTGGTCCTACTTCGCTTACAACGCTGATTGAAACCCTACCATCAAACGAACAATACACCTATAATTTCGGTGGAAATGCGCAGGTGATTGACCATATTCTGGTCAGTAGCGGATTGAGAAGTCGCTTAGATGCATATGACGTCGTACACATCAACTCGGAATTCTTTGATCAGGATAGCGACCATGATCCAAGCGTAGCCCGGTTTACCATACCGTCTGCGGATTTATCTCCGATTATCCGGCTTCCACAGGCCAACTTTACGGCATCTGGCGACGATGCAACACGAAACTTTACGGTAGAGCTAACTGAATACAATGGCCAAGCGACATCTAGTGGAAATGTAGCGATTACGATCACGGCACCACTGGGTTATACCCTTGACTTTGATAACACCCGTACTACAATCAATGTCTCTGGCGGGCTCACTAACCCTGTAACTGTAGATAACACGAAATGGACGAGTACATCGGGCAGCAGGCAATTAACATTGACCATCAACGCAGGCCAGGTAATTTCTGGCCTCGGCACGGCTACTCTTGGTTTCACTATGACGCGAGTAGGGGCAAGTTCGCCGAGTACATCAAATCTTACGGTAAACGTTAATGACGACCCCAGCAAGACATATGACGGGAATTCGACTAATAACATCTTTGTTCGAAATATCAACGCGCTCTAA